The following are encoded in a window of Mycobacterium vicinigordonae genomic DNA:
- a CDS encoding acyl-CoA dehydrogenase family protein, translated as MTIVDEYIAWLTEFLPRDYYQRYGEYRWDMPLRRDYQRAAFEAGWLQPTWPREHGGRSLGLRDAMEIRIAGALRSAPKLPNIQGPGVAAPGIRQFGTPEQIDRLLVPLLRGDEWWALGMSEPEAGSDFAGLRTRAERDGDKFRVNGHKIWTTHAHLSRWCTLYARTDPDAPKHRGISCLILDLQSPGVRIEPIRMASISDETFCEVFLDDVEVPADNLLGPLHGGWNVALSSLHHERQMIWIMNWVEIMRGLDSVTDDPDMYTDLGMLLTDAEALRATGYRALDNELAGRPTPEADTMKLLGSLTLQRVWELSAAAAGPASCNDPDLLFERQDALAATIYGGTSEVQRNIIAERVLGLPKG; from the coding sequence ATGACGATCGTCGACGAGTACATCGCATGGCTCACCGAGTTCCTGCCGCGCGACTACTACCAGCGATACGGCGAATACCGCTGGGACATGCCGTTGCGGCGCGATTACCAGCGCGCCGCCTTCGAAGCCGGCTGGCTGCAACCCACCTGGCCGCGCGAGCACGGCGGGCGGTCACTGGGGTTGCGGGATGCGATGGAGATCCGGATCGCCGGCGCACTTCGGTCGGCACCCAAGCTGCCCAACATTCAGGGCCCCGGCGTCGCCGCACCGGGCATTCGCCAGTTCGGCACCCCCGAGCAGATCGACCGCCTGCTGGTGCCCCTGCTCCGCGGCGACGAGTGGTGGGCGCTGGGTATGTCCGAACCGGAAGCCGGATCGGACTTTGCCGGCTTGCGCACTCGCGCCGAACGCGACGGCGACAAGTTTCGGGTCAACGGCCACAAAATCTGGACGACGCACGCTCATCTGTCGCGGTGGTGCACCCTGTATGCGCGCACCGACCCAGACGCCCCGAAACACCGGGGTATCTCCTGCCTGATCCTGGATCTGCAGTCGCCCGGGGTGCGGATCGAACCCATTCGGATGGCGTCGATCTCTGACGAGACGTTCTGCGAGGTATTCCTGGACGACGTCGAGGTGCCAGCGGACAACCTACTGGGGCCGCTGCACGGCGGCTGGAACGTAGCACTGTCCTCATTGCACCATGAGCGCCAGATGATCTGGATCATGAACTGGGTCGAAATCATGCGCGGCCTGGACTCGGTCACCGACGACCCGGACATGTACACCGACCTGGGCATGCTGCTCACCGACGCCGAAGCCCTGCGAGCCACCGGCTATCGCGCCCTGGACAACGAACTCGCCGGCCGACCCACCCCCGAGGCGGACACCATGAAACTGCTTGGATCGCTTACTTTGCAACGTGTTTGGGAGCTGAGTGCGGCGGCTGCGGGTCCCGCCTCGTGCAACGATCCTGACCTGCTGTTCGAACGCCAGGACGCGTTGGCCGCGACCATCTACGGCGGAACCTCAGAGGTTCAGCGCAACATCATCGCCGAGCGGGTGCTCGGGCTGCCGAAGGGATGA
- a CDS encoding acyl-CoA dehydrogenase family protein: MTTMDYDLGDDAGELRNRLRQLIAEHIPADFLGACTDDPDDLATTESFCKLLASEGLLALAWPKEHGGGGGSIWQQTVLREEMWANYEPRGPQYMGINWVGPAIMRYGTAEQKAKHLSGIASGEVIWCQGFSEPEAGTDLASLRTRAVRDGTGWRINGQKVWTSYARMASWCVLAACTHPDAPKSKRLSLFLIPMDRPGFTVRGIPSMLGPHHLNEMFLDGVPASDDDILGEPGNGWKVMREALAFERVGIARYARCEALLDRMQRALGADWDRLPESLRGRWVRALVDLRVARLMAYRAVSLQDDPQAGAAASAARIATTTCDQLVAELLFDVLGPTALDSGTTAALHGAVDDHWRYAQAATVASGTIEVQRMMVARDVLGEHR; the protein is encoded by the coding sequence ATGACCACGATGGACTACGATCTCGGCGACGACGCCGGTGAGCTGCGAAACCGTTTGCGCCAGTTAATCGCCGAACATATCCCGGCCGATTTCCTGGGTGCCTGCACCGACGATCCCGACGACCTGGCCACCACGGAGTCGTTCTGCAAGCTCCTGGCCTCGGAGGGACTGCTGGCGCTGGCCTGGCCGAAAGAACATGGCGGCGGCGGTGGTTCAATCTGGCAGCAGACCGTGCTGCGCGAGGAGATGTGGGCCAATTACGAGCCGCGCGGTCCGCAGTACATGGGCATCAACTGGGTCGGCCCGGCCATCATGCGATACGGGACGGCTGAACAGAAAGCCAAGCACCTGTCCGGCATTGCCTCCGGCGAGGTGATCTGGTGCCAGGGCTTCTCCGAACCCGAGGCGGGCACCGACCTCGCGTCCCTGCGCACCCGGGCTGTCCGCGACGGGACGGGTTGGCGTATCAACGGGCAGAAGGTGTGGACGTCCTACGCGCGGATGGCGTCCTGGTGCGTGTTGGCCGCCTGCACGCATCCCGATGCGCCGAAGTCCAAGCGGCTCAGTTTGTTTCTGATCCCGATGGACCGTCCCGGCTTCACCGTGCGCGGCATCCCCTCAATGCTGGGGCCACACCACCTCAACGAGATGTTCCTGGACGGCGTGCCGGCATCCGACGACGACATCCTGGGCGAACCCGGCAACGGCTGGAAAGTAATGCGTGAAGCGCTGGCCTTCGAGCGCGTCGGCATCGCGCGGTACGCGCGGTGCGAAGCGTTGCTGGACCGCATGCAAAGAGCACTCGGCGCCGACTGGGACCGGCTACCTGAATCGCTTCGCGGTCGCTGGGTCCGGGCGCTGGTCGATCTGCGAGTGGCCAGGCTGATGGCCTACCGGGCCGTGTCTCTGCAGGACGATCCGCAGGCCGGCGCGGCGGCCAGCGCGGCTCGCATCGCGACCACCACCTGCGACCAGCTAGTCGCCGAGCTACTCTTCGACGTGCTGGGACCCACCGCCCTGGACAGCGGCACCACCGCGGCACTTCACGGCGCCGTCGACGACCACTGGCGCTACGCGCAAGCTGCCACCGTCGCATCCGGCACCATCGAGGTCCAGCGCATGATGGTGGCTCGCGACGTGTTGGGAGAACACCGATGA
- a CDS encoding acyl-CoA dehydrogenase family protein gives MNTELPQDISDFAAVAVKRLARLGGPQAAIRAETDDTARYAARDALTELGAFDLDVRSGSDDLLAAAALCQAAGAAALPYPLVEELLSIDGALLTLVDPAAPRIDHGDLPGPWIAADLDGNRYPVQTAVRPGAKLGPFLTPATLGAADGTLPATDINLHLTLGSWRILGATQRALEIATEHVQARVQFGKPLADFQAVRFSVADASVAVRGLHELAKYTLCRPESIPLQILSADALVLRLKAAETARQVLRTAHQLLGALGFCDESDVSVLDRHTQPLIRLPLGPEALSLRLITDVRDGHLETLFSGRMSA, from the coding sequence ATGAATACCGAACTGCCACAAGACATCAGCGACTTCGCAGCCGTCGCCGTCAAGCGGTTGGCCCGGCTGGGCGGACCGCAGGCGGCGATCCGCGCGGAAACAGACGACACCGCGCGGTACGCGGCACGTGACGCCCTGACCGAACTCGGCGCATTCGACCTCGACGTCCGGTCCGGATCGGACGATCTGCTGGCCGCCGCGGCGCTATGCCAGGCCGCGGGTGCCGCGGCCCTACCGTATCCGCTTGTCGAGGAACTCCTCTCGATCGACGGTGCACTGCTCACATTGGTGGACCCGGCAGCACCCCGCATCGACCACGGCGACCTGCCCGGCCCCTGGATCGCCGCCGACCTGGACGGCAATCGCTACCCGGTGCAGACCGCCGTCCGGCCCGGCGCCAAGCTGGGACCGTTCCTGACGCCGGCCACCCTGGGTGCCGCCGACGGAACCTTGCCCGCTACGGACATCAACCTTCATCTCACGCTGGGATCGTGGCGGATTTTGGGTGCGACGCAGCGGGCGCTGGAGATCGCCACTGAGCATGTCCAGGCGCGGGTGCAGTTCGGCAAGCCACTGGCGGACTTCCAGGCCGTCAGATTCTCCGTCGCCGACGCCTCGGTCGCAGTGCGCGGACTGCACGAACTAGCCAAATACACTCTATGCCGACCGGAATCGATTCCACTGCAGATCCTTTCGGCCGACGCGCTGGTGTTGCGGCTGAAGGCGGCCGAAACCGCGCGGCAGGTGTTGCGCACCGCCCACCAGTTGCTGGGCGCACTGGGCTTCTGCGACGAATCCGACGTCAGCGTCCTCGATCGGCACACCCAGCCGCTCATCCGGCTGCCGCTGGGACCCGAGGCGCTGAGCCTGCGGTTGATCACAGACGTGCGCGACGGACATCTGGAGACGCTGTTCAGCGGGCGCATGTCAGCATGA
- a CDS encoding class I adenylate-forming enzyme family protein, which translates to MSTQPASAGTAFNPFANGIPFGDKLRQLAEDRGDDTAVTIATLDRAAQSLTFGELDARANQWGRALAGHGAQTGSLVALAIPNSVHLVLAALGCWKIGAVPIPMHWDLPEWERARVRAVIDPVVVVDDTTRWQLDELAAASSQSPLPTAVSPTANGICSSGSTGVPKVILNLAPSLWIPEQSEPFLSNWTPVARPQRIMVPAPMYHTNGFATFLMLLGGDRLVILEKFDAHLFVDTIERYQITNFTATPTMLARVAALPDIRQRDLSSIVFILQGAAVMPPSLLRTWFELLSPEQIVTAYGMTENLGLTALRGDEWLSHPGSVGRGFRDTEIRILDADKNLLGPGEEGDIYLRAPMSAGYRYLGGAPPLPSTEDGFRSAGDIGRLDEDGFLYITDRRADMIVSGGANVYPAEVESALSGHPDIADVVVIGLADLQWGRRVHAVVQVSAQAAQPLTEQQVIDYAKGRLAHYKAPKTVEFVDNIPRTAATKVNRSAMIAAREG; encoded by the coding sequence ATGAGCACCCAACCCGCCAGCGCAGGTACCGCTTTCAACCCGTTCGCCAATGGCATCCCGTTCGGCGACAAGCTGCGTCAGCTCGCCGAGGATCGAGGCGACGACACCGCGGTGACGATCGCCACGCTGGACCGGGCAGCGCAGTCGCTGACCTTCGGTGAACTCGACGCCCGCGCGAACCAATGGGGACGGGCACTGGCGGGACACGGCGCACAGACGGGTTCACTTGTTGCCCTTGCGATCCCAAACTCCGTACACCTGGTGCTAGCCGCGCTGGGGTGCTGGAAAATCGGCGCGGTGCCCATACCGATGCACTGGGACCTGCCCGAGTGGGAACGCGCCCGGGTACGCGCGGTAATTGACCCGGTGGTGGTGGTCGACGACACCACCCGCTGGCAGCTGGACGAGCTCGCCGCCGCATCGTCCCAAAGTCCTTTGCCCACAGCAGTTTCCCCGACCGCCAACGGTATCTGCAGCAGTGGGTCCACCGGCGTTCCGAAAGTCATTCTCAACCTCGCACCGTCGCTGTGGATACCCGAACAGAGCGAACCCTTCCTGTCGAACTGGACGCCGGTGGCCAGGCCGCAACGCATCATGGTGCCCGCCCCGATGTATCACACCAACGGCTTCGCCACCTTCCTGATGCTGTTGGGCGGGGACCGCCTGGTGATCCTGGAAAAATTTGACGCGCATCTGTTTGTCGACACCATCGAGCGCTACCAGATCACCAATTTCACGGCCACCCCGACGATGCTGGCGCGGGTGGCCGCGCTGCCCGACATCCGGCAGCGCGACCTGTCCAGCATCGTGTTCATCCTGCAGGGCGCCGCGGTGATGCCGCCGTCGTTGCTGCGCACCTGGTTCGAACTACTCAGCCCCGAACAGATCGTCACCGCCTACGGGATGACCGAGAACCTCGGGCTGACGGCGCTGCGCGGTGACGAATGGCTGTCCCATCCGGGCAGCGTGGGGCGCGGGTTCCGGGACACCGAGATCCGCATTTTGGACGCCGACAAGAACCTGCTGGGCCCGGGCGAGGAAGGCGACATCTACCTGCGTGCGCCGATGAGCGCCGGCTACCGTTACCTGGGCGGGGCGCCGCCGTTGCCCTCCACCGAAGACGGGTTCCGCTCCGCCGGGGACATCGGCCGCCTCGACGAGGACGGCTTCCTCTACATCACCGACCGCCGCGCCGACATGATCGTCAGCGGAGGCGCCAACGTGTACCCCGCCGAGGTGGAGTCGGCGCTGTCCGGGCATCCCGACATCGCCGACGTCGTCGTCATCGGCCTGGCCGACCTGCAGTGGGGCCGCCGGGTACACGCCGTCGTGCAGGTATCGGCGCAAGCCGCGCAACCGCTGACCGAGCAGCAGGTGATCGACTACGCCAAAGGTCGGCTTGCCCACTACAAGGCGCCCAAGACCGTCGAGTTCGTCGACAACATCCCGCGCACCGCGGCGACCAAGGTCAACCGTTCGGCGATGATCGCCGCACGAGAGGGCTAA
- a CDS encoding MinD/ParA family ATP-binding protein, producing MANSDARGFKGSSGADTNPIPVAQIKAKLERESAESAARPVTDQPSPVVDQPSPVVDQPSPVTDQPSPVVDQPSPSPTTAGTQVIKLPQPPPADPVAPAPEPAAEHAKSAPPPEAEPEAQVEAAPAPKPVRSGPTAEGTRVMQLPQLQLPEPAQPAEPPPPPAPERPASRERPGPISQSTAVFALPPHPRARSAPPQRSPAAQQPPAQPPVRPAPRPTRPAPPPAPGPSVTAPWQTSEPPSPPQPDPRLSTAGPPPVATPFTRATPSAPQPLPGYQDPRIPSHTDLGLVRARPLPQRGWRRAVHRLTGLNPGESELENTRQKLVARVSQPVRGDYSIAVLSMKGGVGKTTTTVGLGSTFAAIRGDRVIAVDANPDFGTLAQRGPDQSRSTVRDLLLDDNIFRYSDIRRHTSQSTSRLEILASERDPATSEAFSDADYRVVIRLLQRFYNLILTDCGTGLVHSAMSSILDEADAIVLVASPAIDAARSAFATLDWLEHHGRGHLVPNATVVISAARPGKASVDLDKLAAQFLTRIRSVHVIPFDDHLAQGSEIVLDLMANRTRQAFLELAASIADGFADTKRAVSRG from the coding sequence GTGGCAAACTCCGACGCTCGGGGGTTCAAGGGCAGCAGCGGCGCGGACACCAATCCGATTCCTGTTGCGCAGATCAAAGCCAAGCTCGAGCGGGAGTCGGCCGAATCCGCCGCCCGCCCGGTCACCGACCAGCCGTCGCCGGTCGTCGACCAGCCGTCGCCGGTCGTCGACCAGCCGTCGCCGGTCACCGACCAGCCGTCGCCGGTTGTCGACCAGCCGTCGCCGAGCCCGACGACCGCTGGCACCCAGGTGATCAAGTTGCCCCAGCCGCCCCCGGCCGATCCCGTCGCGCCGGCTCCGGAACCGGCCGCAGAACATGCAAAGTCGGCCCCGCCGCCGGAAGCAGAGCCGGAGGCGCAAGTTGAGGCCGCACCGGCGCCCAAACCGGTGCGTTCCGGCCCTACGGCCGAGGGCACTCGCGTGATGCAGTTGCCGCAGCTGCAGTTGCCCGAGCCCGCACAACCCGCCGAGCCGCCGCCTCCGCCGGCACCCGAACGACCTGCCTCGCGCGAACGTCCGGGCCCAATATCTCAGAGCACGGCCGTCTTTGCGCTGCCACCGCATCCCCGCGCGCGTTCCGCGCCGCCACAGCGGTCTCCCGCAGCGCAGCAGCCACCCGCGCAACCGCCCGTGCGTCCGGCTCCGCGGCCCACGCGGCCGGCGCCGCCACCCGCACCCGGGCCCTCGGTCACCGCTCCCTGGCAGACTTCCGAGCCGCCGTCCCCGCCGCAACCCGACCCCAGGCTCAGCACGGCCGGTCCGCCCCCGGTTGCGACACCGTTCACCCGTGCCACCCCGAGCGCACCGCAACCTTTGCCGGGTTACCAGGATCCGCGCATACCGTCGCACACCGATCTCGGGCTGGTACGTGCCCGGCCGCTGCCGCAACGCGGGTGGCGCCGCGCGGTACACCGGCTCACCGGTCTGAACCCGGGCGAGTCCGAACTGGAGAACACCCGCCAGAAGCTGGTGGCACGGGTGAGCCAACCGGTGCGCGGCGACTACAGCATCGCCGTGTTGTCCATGAAGGGTGGTGTCGGTAAGACCACCACCACGGTCGGGCTGGGGTCCACCTTTGCGGCGATCCGCGGCGACCGGGTGATCGCGGTCGACGCCAATCCCGACTTCGGCACCCTCGCCCAGCGCGGACCCGATCAGAGTCGATCCACCGTGCGCGATTTGTTGTTGGACGACAACATTTTTCGGTACTCCGACATCCGCAGGCACACCTCGCAGAGCACCAGCCGGCTGGAAATCCTGGCTTCCGAACGTGATCCGGCGACCTCCGAGGCGTTCTCGGATGCCGACTACCGCGTAGTGATCCGGCTGCTGCAGCGGTTCTACAACTTGATTCTCACCGACTGTGGGACCGGACTGGTGCATTCGGCGATGTCGTCCATCCTCGATGAGGCGGATGCGATCGTGTTGGTCGCTTCGCCTGCTATCGACGCCGCGCGTAGCGCGTTCGCGACGCTGGACTGGCTCGAGCATCACGGTCGCGGGCACCTGGTGCCCAACGCGACGGTGGTGATTAGCGCTGCGCGTCCGGGAAAAGCCTCGGTCGACCTGGATAAGCTGGCCGCGCAGTTCCTGACCCGCATCCGTTCGGTGCACGTCATCCCGTTCGACGATCACCTGGCTCAGGGGTCGGAGATCGTGCTGGACCTGATGGCCAACCGCACTCGCCAGGCGTTTCTGGAGTTGGCCGCGTCGATCGCTGACGGGTTCGCGGACACCAAGCGCGCGGTATCCCGCGGCTGA
- the eccA gene encoding type VII secretion AAA-ATPase EccA: MPGTRDAQRVFDAGVLSLGIPIDGLETDRDVQYAALAFKRATEHDPQMSDAWLGRAAAGDTSSEVLYNLWRTSKENLNREQRRLGLPRHALAARFQTGLYLDYTLSTLTEVWLAYAANMIAGKDYDEAERVLDELDTMRRSMPDGDADNAEICSYIRAVLHFTTQRWPDVLTALANSASFTDEYISAGANLMVGSACAQMGLFGEGIRRLDLAIEGSIPAASRAAEFCKGLTLREMGKEPEARIIFERIYSEEPGFEANASALHDPKFRLIISTKDDIDSRTDKWDPSTARSAREVDAENMTERGNEYLRAAQVELDRQIGLADVKLQVAKLRSAAKLAKVREGKGLSAAARSLHLAFTGPPGTGKTTIARVVAQVYCGLGLLKTPAVVEAKRADFVGEHLGSTAIKTSALIDTAMDGVLFIDEAYTLIQTGLAGGDAFGREAVDTLLARMENDRDRLVVIIAGYDAEIDRFLASNEGMASRFTKRIRFASYNPTELGDIGRLIAKTRDSELTESAYEELVEACKRLYENQSVDDTGQLRRDIDLVGNGRFVRNVIETAEEEREYRLSERDDVSVEDLDETELMRIELSDMRAALENVLGMSQRQQISGIR; the protein is encoded by the coding sequence ATGCCTGGCACCAGGGACGCGCAGCGGGTCTTCGACGCCGGAGTGTTGTCACTGGGAATCCCCATCGACGGCCTAGAGACCGACCGCGACGTGCAGTATGCGGCCCTGGCGTTCAAGCGCGCCACCGAGCACGACCCGCAGATGAGCGACGCCTGGCTAGGCCGTGCCGCTGCCGGAGACACCAGCAGCGAGGTGCTCTACAACCTCTGGCGGACCAGCAAGGAGAACCTTAACCGCGAGCAGCGCCGGCTCGGGTTGCCCCGGCATGCGCTGGCCGCTCGGTTCCAGACCGGGCTGTACCTGGACTACACGCTCAGCACGCTCACCGAGGTATGGCTGGCATACGCGGCAAACATGATCGCCGGTAAGGACTACGACGAGGCCGAGCGGGTGCTCGACGAACTGGACACCATGCGCCGGTCGATGCCCGACGGCGACGCCGACAACGCCGAGATTTGCTCCTACATCCGCGCGGTGCTGCATTTCACCACCCAACGCTGGCCCGATGTGCTTACCGCGCTTGCCAATTCGGCCTCGTTCACCGACGAGTACATCTCCGCCGGGGCGAACCTGATGGTCGGCTCGGCATGCGCCCAGATGGGTTTGTTCGGGGAGGGCATCCGGCGTCTTGATCTGGCGATCGAGGGCTCGATCCCCGCCGCGAGCCGGGCCGCGGAGTTCTGCAAGGGTCTGACCCTGCGCGAGATGGGGAAGGAGCCTGAGGCGCGCATCATCTTCGAGCGGATCTACAGCGAAGAACCGGGGTTCGAAGCCAACGCGTCGGCGCTGCATGACCCGAAGTTCCGGCTCATCATCAGCACCAAAGACGACATCGACTCCCGCACCGACAAGTGGGATCCGTCGACCGCGCGCAGCGCGCGAGAGGTCGACGCCGAGAACATGACCGAGCGCGGCAATGAGTACCTGAGGGCGGCGCAGGTGGAGTTGGACCGCCAGATCGGCCTGGCCGACGTCAAGCTGCAGGTGGCCAAGCTGCGGTCGGCCGCCAAGTTGGCGAAGGTTCGCGAGGGTAAGGGCCTCAGCGCCGCCGCACGTAGCCTGCACTTGGCTTTCACCGGCCCACCCGGGACCGGCAAGACGACAATCGCCCGGGTGGTGGCGCAGGTCTACTGTGGCCTCGGCCTGTTGAAGACGCCCGCCGTGGTCGAAGCCAAACGCGCCGATTTTGTCGGGGAGCACCTCGGCAGCACCGCGATCAAGACGTCGGCGTTGATCGACACCGCGATGGACGGTGTGCTGTTCATCGACGAGGCCTACACACTGATCCAGACCGGGCTGGCCGGCGGCGATGCGTTTGGTCGAGAGGCCGTCGACACCCTGCTGGCGCGTATGGAGAATGACCGCGACCGGCTGGTGGTGATCATCGCCGGCTACGACGCCGAGATTGACCGCTTCCTGGCCTCGAACGAGGGCATGGCGTCCCGGTTCACTAAGCGGATCCGGTTCGCTTCCTATAACCCCACCGAACTCGGCGACATCGGCCGATTGATCGCTAAGACCCGCGACTCCGAGCTGACCGAGAGTGCCTACGAGGAACTGGTCGAGGCCTGCAAACGGCTGTACGAGAATCAGTCGGTCGATGACACCGGGCAACTGCGCCGCGACATCGACTTGGTTGGCAATGGGCGGTTCGTCCGCAATGTCATCGAGACGGCCGAGGAGGAGCGCGAGTACCGGTTGAGCGAACGCGACGACGTCAGCGTCGAGGATCTCGACGAGACCGAGCTGATGCGCATTGAACTCAGCGATATGCGCGCCGCTCTGGAGAACGTGCTGGGCATGTCGCAGCGGCAACAGATTTCGGGCATCCGCTAG
- a CDS encoding YbaB/EbfC family nucleoid-associated protein, with translation MDEVDMTSLAQSVIARAIKQRDLLQSMTEQTKKISARVTSRDRAVSAEVDGLGSLTGLWLGPPASRLDPDTLATLIVETAQAAAKLSAERYNFLLKEFMTRMDELQRAPLTRSDGTVFEPD, from the coding sequence GTGGATGAGGTCGATATGACCAGCTTGGCGCAGTCGGTGATCGCGCGCGCGATCAAGCAGCGCGACCTGTTGCAGTCCATGACCGAGCAGACGAAGAAGATCTCGGCGCGAGTGACCAGCCGGGACCGCGCGGTGAGCGCCGAGGTCGACGGGCTGGGCAGCCTGACCGGTCTATGGCTGGGTCCGCCGGCCAGCCGTCTAGACCCAGACACCCTGGCTACGCTGATCGTCGAGACCGCCCAGGCGGCCGCCAAACTGTCCGCCGAGCGGTACAACTTCCTCCTCAAAGAGTTCATGACCCGTATGGATGAGCTCCAGCGAGCACCTCTGACCCGCTCCGATGGCACCGTCTTCGAGCCGGATTGA
- a CDS encoding PE domain-containing protein codes for MSDNLSIRPGELTEATRQLDELADRLQRVMETERPNLTTVSSGQDEVSQRVAHTLNEVLASFTRASDQGTNEMHEASAALRAHSGRIADSDLAD; via the coding sequence ATGAGCGACAACCTGTCCATCCGGCCCGGCGAACTCACCGAAGCCACCCGGCAGCTCGACGAACTCGCCGATCGCCTGCAGCGCGTGATGGAGACCGAGCGCCCTAACTTGACGACGGTCTCATCGGGCCAGGACGAGGTCTCCCAGCGGGTGGCCCACACCCTCAACGAGGTGCTTGCGTCGTTCACCAGAGCGTCCGACCAGGGTACGAACGAGATGCACGAGGCGTCCGCGGCGTTGCGCGCGCACTCGGGTCGCATTGCCGACTCGGATCTCGCGGACTGA
- a CDS encoding PPE domain-containing protein: MGFTNVVWESRSTEQLARDLTEGPGPSSVGEAGAAWIRVANEFAKVSADYDRLLESFRASWESTTSDAVVRKLEAFGKWLQAASLSAAANGRRAEEAAVANTVAILSMPTVSEAIEAKAAQDMMASLSAYNGAILHGSFAEFDDAASAQQADAAAVMNRYEEACAELAEPWEQPVPPQVVNGGALKAEKEGKGGGSRGGGGGGGAAPRQLSPMLASPVGLSKEPQQLRKASFTSDSSSGSGMGRGGGYAPMAGTRRDGSNHTYESFREPGTLEGAGEAGASLSDGGQSWLPAAQQNDAPFTVSHVSWGPNTAIFDDLAAPEPEHVEGFAEEPERTLQQVSDRWVSPPVIGAEEVSL, encoded by the coding sequence ATGGGATTCACCAACGTGGTGTGGGAATCGCGCAGCACCGAACAGCTGGCGCGCGACCTGACCGAGGGCCCCGGTCCGTCCTCGGTCGGCGAAGCGGGCGCCGCATGGATACGGGTCGCCAACGAATTCGCCAAAGTCTCGGCCGACTATGACCGGCTGCTCGAATCCTTCCGGGCGTCCTGGGAAAGCACCACCTCGGATGCGGTGGTCCGCAAGCTAGAAGCGTTCGGCAAGTGGCTGCAAGCGGCCAGCCTGAGCGCCGCCGCCAACGGGCGCCGTGCCGAGGAGGCCGCCGTCGCCAACACAGTCGCGATCCTGTCGATGCCCACCGTCTCGGAGGCCATTGAAGCCAAAGCGGCTCAGGACATGATGGCGTCGCTCTCGGCGTACAACGGCGCGATCCTGCATGGCAGTTTCGCCGAGTTCGATGACGCCGCTTCGGCCCAGCAGGCTGACGCCGCAGCGGTGATGAACCGGTACGAGGAGGCCTGCGCCGAGCTGGCCGAGCCGTGGGAGCAGCCCGTCCCCCCTCAGGTCGTCAACGGCGGCGCACTCAAAGCGGAGAAAGAAGGTAAGGGCGGCGGTTCTCGGGGCGGCGGTGGCGGTGGTGGCGCGGCACCGCGACAGCTCTCGCCGATGCTGGCCAGCCCGGTCGGCTTATCCAAGGAACCACAGCAGCTCAGGAAAGCCAGCTTCACCAGTGACTCGTCTTCAGGCAGCGGGATGGGCCGGGGCGGAGGTTACGCACCGATGGCAGGCACTAGGCGCGACGGCAGCAACCATACTTACGAATCCTTCCGTGAGCCCGGGACCCTCGAGGGTGCCGGCGAAGCGGGAGCCAGCCTGTCCGACGGCGGGCAGTCCTGGTTGCCCGCAGCGCAGCAAAACGATGCGCCCTTCACCGTCTCGCACGTCAGTTGGGGACCCAACACCGCCATCTTCGACGACCTCGCGGCACCCGAACCCGAGCACGTTGAAGGCTTCGCGGAAGAGCCCGAGCGGACATTGCAGCAGGTGTCCGACCGATGGGTCTCCCCGCCGGTCATTGGCGCCGAGGAGGTGAGTCTGTGA